Proteins from a single region of Pseudopedobacter saltans DSM 12145:
- a CDS encoding acyl carrier protein, protein MERQEIIEGLVEILKTVRTVDQEKLVNITEETDFIADLGTPSTEMINIAAKTEQKFGIEFDDDDIDDLGSKVKDVVDLIVRTQAKG, encoded by the coding sequence ATGGAAAGACAGGAAATAATTGAAGGTTTAGTGGAAATATTGAAAACTGTGAGAACGGTAGATCAGGAGAAGCTGGTAAATATTACCGAGGAAACAGATTTTATCGCAGATTTGGGAACTCCTTCAACGGAAATGATCAATATAGCAGCAAAGACAGAACAAAAATTCGGGATCGAGTTTGATGATGACGATATTGACGACCTGGGATCTAAAGTGAAAGATGTAGTGGATCTTATAGTACGTACGCAAGCAAAGGGATAA
- a CDS encoding beta-ketoacyl-[acyl-carrier-protein] synthase family protein, with protein sequence MDFAGRKVAVVGMGGVFPTCSDLDDFAEKIFSNKSLVRTWDKALAHGKNIRSTVSGYVSEAEMNLEAVYSTLVNTYPEVYIDHLNRIPAANLSTADIGSIWAMLATLDAIKMSGWDQKEIESEATGVVVGSGGSATEIARAAWHAFFEMGMKSRAAGAHTVDRSMTYREAANVSCLIRNKGVCESIGSACATGLGNIGHAYRLIKFGLQDRAVAGGVEGTSLESFIGFDAMQVLSRGFSPEESSRPFDVNRNGFVCSFGAGIVCLEEYELAKARGANILAVIDNYHNNSDGDGNMFYPSYEGQTRLWKGLLGTTGIVPDVVKVHGTSTPAGDAVELLSVVDSLGDKGYHIAAPKSQFGHMLGAAGSVEFITALLMFQKQAVLPCLNSFNLNTELENFQKKEDWKGVKEPLAYFRDLLPQSVFGKEINRIACLNYGFGGTNSSILISREL encoded by the coding sequence ATGGATTTTGCAGGGAGAAAAGTTGCAGTAGTAGGAATGGGCGGTGTTTTTCCTACCTGTTCTGATTTAGATGACTTTGCAGAGAAAATTTTCTCAAATAAAAGTCTGGTCAGAACCTGGGATAAAGCGCTAGCACATGGGAAAAACATCCGGTCTACAGTTTCAGGCTACGTTAGCGAAGCTGAAATGAATCTTGAAGCCGTTTATTCTACACTGGTAAATACTTACCCTGAAGTTTATATAGATCATTTGAATCGTATACCGGCTGCTAATTTATCTACAGCAGACATTGGCAGTATCTGGGCAATGCTTGCTACGCTAGACGCTATAAAGATGTCTGGTTGGGATCAAAAAGAAATAGAATCAGAAGCCACAGGAGTGGTGGTGGGATCTGGAGGCAGTGCAACGGAGATTGCCAGAGCTGCATGGCATGCTTTTTTTGAAATGGGGATGAAAAGCAGGGCTGCAGGTGCACATACCGTTGATAGATCGATGACTTATAGAGAAGCGGCAAATGTTTCTTGTCTCATCAGGAATAAAGGAGTATGTGAATCTATTGGATCTGCCTGTGCAACGGGACTTGGAAATATAGGGCATGCTTACCGCTTGATAAAGTTCGGTTTGCAAGACAGGGCAGTAGCAGGAGGTGTGGAAGGAACCTCTTTAGAAAGCTTCATAGGGTTTGATGCAATGCAGGTGCTTAGTAGAGGTTTTTCGCCGGAGGAAAGTTCTCGGCCGTTTGATGTAAACCGGAATGGTTTTGTATGTTCTTTTGGGGCAGGTATAGTTTGTTTGGAAGAATATGAGCTAGCTAAAGCCAGAGGGGCAAATATTTTGGCTGTTATAGATAATTATCATAACAATTCGGATGGCGACGGCAATATGTTTTATCCCTCTTACGAAGGGCAAACAAGATTATGGAAAGGCCTTCTTGGAACTACCGGAATTGTACCGGATGTTGTTAAAGTTCATGGAACTTCCACACCGGCTGGTGATGCTGTGGAGCTGCTAAGTGTTGTAGATTCTTTAGGAGATAAAGGTTATCATATTGCGGCGCCTAAATCTCAATTTGGACATATGTTGGGAGCGGCAGGCTCGGTAGAGTTTATAACAGCTTTACTGATGTTTCAAAAACAAGCAGTTTTGCCATGTCTGAATTCTTTTAATTTAAATACAGAATTGGAAAACTTCCAGAAAAAAGAAGATTGGAAAGGCGTAAAAGAACCATTAGCATATTTCAGAGATTTATTACCACAATCTGTTTTCGGCAAAGAAATTAATAGAATCGCCTGCCTCAATTATGGCTTCGGAGGTACAAATAGTTCTATTTTAATTTCCAGAGAATTATGA
- a CDS encoding enoyl-ACP reductase FabI, which yields MIDNKNKIAVVFGVRNESSIAFHIALRLHQSGCKVVLNYVNNTKDEVLYLLEKHNMDTSYAAEVDVKDEGQISSFLEKIYKELGPIHYLLHGVAFGNQNVLCYSIPGSGKPTPSYIDIPLEDFVDSFDISAYSLLRISRVAEPLLAENASILTLTYNASQRVFPAYAGMAINKAALENIMMYLSSYFRKSAVRVNAISAGLVMTTSAGGINGVRKLRKVGKFTAPLGNVDASDVADTALYYFSDLSKKVTGNIHYVDGGFNIMGVSKDEE from the coding sequence ATGATAGATAATAAAAATAAAATAGCAGTAGTTTTCGGTGTTCGGAATGAAAGTTCAATAGCTTTTCATATAGCATTAAGGCTTCATCAATCTGGTTGCAAAGTAGTTTTAAATTACGTGAACAATACTAAAGATGAAGTTCTATATCTTTTAGAAAAGCATAATATGGATACTTCCTATGCCGCCGAAGTAGATGTAAAAGATGAAGGTCAAATAAGCTCTTTTTTAGAAAAAATATACAAAGAACTGGGGCCTATTCATTACCTTCTGCATGGCGTGGCATTCGGTAATCAAAATGTGCTTTGTTACAGTATTCCCGGAAGTGGCAAACCTACGCCGTCATATATAGATATACCTCTAGAAGATTTTGTTGATTCTTTTGATATCAGTGCATATTCTTTATTGAGAATATCCAGAGTTGCCGAACCGCTGTTGGCAGAAAATGCTTCGATCTTGACTTTAACCTATAATGCTTCACAGCGCGTTTTTCCTGCTTATGCAGGTATGGCAATTAATAAAGCAGCCCTGGAAAATATCATGATGTATTTATCCAGCTATTTTAGAAAATCTGCCGTAAGGGTGAACGCTATTTCGGCGGGGTTGGTAATGACTACTTCAGCTGGTGGAATTAATGGAGTTAGGAAATTGAGAAAAGTAGGGAAGTTTACAGCACCATTAGGCAATGTTGATGCAAGTGATGTGGCTGATACCGCACTTTACTATTTTTCGGACTTATCTAAGAAAGTGACAGGGAATATTCATTATGTAGATGGCGGATTCAATATAATGGGAGTTTCAAAAGATGAAGAGTAA
- a CDS encoding holo-ACP synthase — MKSNQVKEFITSLSTGLDLTVGNDLVFLPDFEKSFNELFKKKVFTTREIAYCEQFDKPILRYASTWAAKEAVYKSIKQLSDTSLPFNKIEIVREKIQGKPTVSLPVLFSDFQISLSISHDGSYVWVIAISKRII; from the coding sequence ATGAAGAGTAATCAGGTAAAGGAATTCATAACTTCATTATCTACGGGTTTAGACCTGACTGTTGGAAATGATTTGGTGTTTTTACCGGATTTTGAAAAGTCTTTTAATGAACTTTTTAAAAAGAAAGTTTTCACTACGAGGGAAATTGCTTATTGTGAACAATTCGATAAACCTATTTTACGATATGCATCAACCTGGGCGGCTAAAGAAGCTGTATATAAGAGTATTAAGCAATTGTCAGATACTTCACTGCCTTTTAATAAGATAGAAATAGTTAGGGAAAAGATTCAGGGTAAACCAACAGTTTCTTTGCCAGTATTATTTTCAGATTTTCAGATTAGTTTATCTATTTCGCATGACGGCTCATACGTTTGGGTAATAGCCATTTCAAAAAGAATTATTTAA
- a CDS encoding alpha/beta fold hydrolase translates to MTDHYFGNEFVSMHYYKFGSGDQNMLCFHGYGMHGKQFKILEENFGHQYTFYGFDLFFHKETKLKNQTLAIVKQGISKKELSELFVDFCDSVGIDKFSMIAYSMGSHYATTLVEEVPHKINEIIIAAPASFRPGKIITFLSLNTIGNRLLEYLALSDKGMIRLLSVLKKISVVDKTSYEILYKEISTFDLRFAFYACLSYKRFLTLDTTKFINAINAHQIKSYFVFGERDRNYPQKIGKSIIPKISNARQVVISENHDMINQKFAEILLELLNDN, encoded by the coding sequence ATGACGGATCATTATTTCGGGAATGAATTTGTTTCAATGCACTATTATAAATTTGGTTCGGGGGACCAAAATATGCTCTGCTTTCATGGCTACGGGATGCATGGTAAGCAGTTTAAGATTTTAGAAGAGAACTTTGGACATCAATACACTTTTTACGGATTCGATCTGTTTTTTCATAAAGAAACCAAATTAAAAAACCAGACTTTAGCTATTGTTAAGCAAGGAATATCCAAGAAAGAATTATCGGAATTATTTGTAGATTTTTGTGATAGTGTGGGAATAGATAAGTTTTCAATGATTGCTTATTCCATGGGGTCTCATTATGCTACAACTCTGGTCGAAGAAGTTCCCCACAAAATAAATGAGATAATAATTGCTGCACCAGCGAGTTTTAGACCGGGAAAGATAATCACATTTTTGAGTTTAAATACCATTGGAAACAGGCTATTGGAATATCTGGCCCTAAGTGATAAAGGGATGATCAGGTTACTTTCTGTTTTAAAGAAAATTTCTGTGGTGGATAAAACTTCTTATGAAATACTTTATAAGGAAATTAGTACGTTTGATTTACGCTTTGCTTTTTATGCATGTTTAAGTTATAAGCGGTTTCTTACACTGGACACTACTAAGTTTATTAATGCAATTAATGCTCATCAAATAAAAAGCTATTTTGTTTTTGGAGAAAGAGATCGAAACTATCCTCAGAAGATCGGTAAATCAATTATTCCAAAAATTTCTAACGCCCGGCAAGTTGTAATAAGCGAAAATCACGATATGATTAATCAAAAATTCGCTGAAATTTTATTAGAATTGTTGAATGATAATTAA
- a CDS encoding 1-acyl-sn-glycerol-3-phosphate acyltransferase → MIIKAKPLPPFLVKGAFLFLKLIIKFRFNKLVIKDIEIKPGHSYLLMCNHFSFWDGFLATYLCLNTIYKHNKMKGFYYMSLKKQMQKNPWLRYFGGFSIAPGTPSVNKSLEHAAELLSKPGNVLILFPQGKLESNHVRKIEMQDGISYLLPKVGCKCQLIWTSMLVEFFESLKPSVYFHMLDCGDNNDFDFVAVQSKINSFHESSVYKQFRFTEENA, encoded by the coding sequence ATGATAATTAAAGCAAAGCCACTTCCTCCGTTTCTTGTTAAAGGAGCCTTCCTTTTTTTGAAATTAATTATCAAATTCCGCTTCAATAAATTGGTGATTAAGGATATCGAAATAAAGCCAGGCCATTCTTATTTATTAATGTGCAATCATTTTAGTTTTTGGGATGGTTTTTTGGCTACTTATCTATGCTTGAACACGATCTATAAGCACAATAAAATGAAGGGATTTTATTATATGTCTCTTAAGAAGCAAATGCAGAAAAATCCCTGGTTAAGATATTTTGGTGGTTTTTCCATAGCTCCGGGGACGCCATCTGTTAATAAAAGCCTGGAACACGCAGCAGAGCTTTTGAGTAAGCCAGGAAACGTACTCATTTTATTTCCGCAAGGCAAACTTGAATCTAATCACGTTAGAAAAATAGAAATGCAAGATGGAATAAGCTATCTTTTACCAAAAGTGGGATGTAAATGCCAACTTATTTGGACTTCAATGCTAGTGGAATTTTTCGAAAGCCTTAAACCATCTGTTTATTTCCATATGCTGGATTGTGGAGATAACAACGATTTCGATTTCGTAGCGGTACAAAGTAAAATAAATTCATTTCATGAAAGTTCTGTTTACAAACAGTTTCGATTTACAGAAGAAAACGCATAA
- a CDS encoding tetratricopeptide repeat protein produces MTRKFFLLALTLLFFSFHSRANFDFNNNCKQAYQAIFDLRLQDAKSLIQQEKTQNPNNGITILLENYVDYFSLLASENKNDYERLKALKSNRISTLEKQDKSSPYYLFSQAEIYLQWGLLQSRFQDYFSSAMDIRKADKLLSNNADKFPAFLPNKKSSGLIDVIFGSIPANLRGITSTFGFKGNINNGIKTLENLATTLPKTAYSFYKDEVAFFLCYIEVELVHNKSNYNKIMTYAESLGDSSLLRSYLQGYISLKNAQNDKAIMYLQNRPKGNNYIPFPALDYLLGNVKLNRMDSNANVYLANFLNHTKGVNYIKDAYLKLAYFYYLRGDNNRYQSFIKNVSSKGNLYDEKDKQALREANDAPPDLILLKARLFFDGGYYNKALALLANKDKDDFKLLRDKIEFYYRLGRLYDETNRDSDAITNYQQAINVGHQTSYYYAANAALSIGNIYEKRNDRAKAASFYKQAIAMKNHEYETSIENKAKDGLKRIGY; encoded by the coding sequence ATGACTAGAAAATTTTTCTTATTAGCCCTAACTTTATTATTCTTCAGTTTCCATTCGAGAGCCAATTTTGATTTTAATAATAATTGCAAACAAGCCTATCAGGCAATTTTCGACCTGCGCCTTCAAGACGCCAAATCATTAATTCAGCAAGAGAAAACTCAAAACCCTAATAACGGTATAACTATTCTTCTGGAAAATTATGTCGATTATTTTAGTTTATTGGCGTCGGAGAATAAAAACGATTATGAACGTTTAAAAGCACTGAAATCCAATAGAATCAGTACGCTGGAGAAACAAGATAAGTCTTCTCCTTATTATTTGTTCTCTCAAGCAGAGATTTATTTGCAATGGGGTCTTCTCCAAAGCCGATTTCAAGATTACTTTTCTTCAGCAATGGATATCAGAAAAGCAGACAAATTGTTGAGTAACAATGCAGATAAGTTCCCGGCGTTTCTCCCTAATAAAAAAAGTTCAGGATTAATAGACGTGATATTTGGTTCCATTCCTGCTAATTTAAGAGGTATAACCTCAACTTTTGGTTTTAAAGGGAATATAAATAATGGTATAAAAACCCTGGAAAACTTAGCCACCACGTTGCCTAAAACAGCTTACAGTTTTTATAAGGATGAAGTTGCTTTTTTCTTGTGTTATATCGAGGTTGAATTGGTTCATAACAAATCTAACTATAACAAAATCATGACCTATGCTGAATCTTTGGGGGATTCCAGCTTATTGAGGAGTTATTTACAAGGCTATATTTCGTTAAAAAATGCACAGAATGATAAAGCCATTATGTATTTGCAAAATAGACCTAAGGGAAATAACTATATTCCCTTCCCTGCTCTAGACTATCTTTTAGGGAATGTCAAACTAAACAGAATGGATTCTAATGCCAATGTATATTTAGCAAACTTCTTAAACCATACCAAAGGCGTCAATTATATAAAAGATGCCTACCTAAAACTAGCCTACTTTTATTATTTAAGAGGTGATAATAATCGATACCAATCATTTATAAAAAATGTAAGCAGCAAAGGAAATTTATATGATGAGAAAGACAAGCAGGCTTTAAGAGAAGCAAATGATGCTCCACCCGATCTTATATTATTAAAAGCCCGATTATTCTTTGACGGTGGATATTATAATAAAGCACTCGCTTTACTAGCCAATAAAGACAAAGATGATTTTAAATTACTAAGAGATAAAATAGAATTCTATTACAGATTAGGAAGGCTGTATGATGAAACAAATAGAGACAGCGACGCCATTACCAATTATCAGCAGGCAATCAATGTTGGACATCAAACCTCATATTATTATGCGGCAAACGCAGCACTGAGTATTGGCAACATTTACGAGAAAAGAAATGACAGAGCCAAAGCCGCTTCTTTTTATAAACAGGCTATTGCTATGAAAAACCACGAATACGAAACCAGTATTGAAAATAAAGCGAAAGATGGTTTGAAGCGGATAGGATACTAA
- a CDS encoding DUF3347 domain-containing protein: protein MNLKNLFKVSFVAISLSLAACNNSNKTANSGQNQENHVHDNSHEGHEHAESGANVPSFSDEKIGNVYHHYIHLKNSLVSANDNEAENAAAELENALYAVNNAEIANQAKLIKEASDLETRRSYLDKLSNQLVDYFTANKPSSGVIYVQNCPMANNDAGGVWLSNEKQVSNPYYGDNMLKCGTNVSEIKM from the coding sequence ATGAATTTAAAAAACCTTTTTAAAGTATCTTTTGTAGCAATTTCACTGAGTCTTGCTGCCTGCAACAATTCCAATAAAACAGCTAATTCTGGACAAAACCAGGAAAACCACGTTCATGACAACAGTCATGAAGGACATGAACACGCTGAATCTGGTGCAAATGTTCCTTCATTTTCCGATGAAAAAATAGGAAATGTATATCACCACTACATCCATTTAAAAAACTCACTGGTAAGCGCTAATGATAACGAAGCAGAAAATGCCGCTGCAGAACTTGAAAACGCATTATATGCTGTAAATAATGCGGAGATTGCCAATCAGGCCAAATTAATAAAGGAAGCTTCTGATCTGGAAACAAGAAGAAGTTATTTAGATAAATTAAGCAACCAGCTAGTAGATTATTTTACTGCTAACAAGCCAAGTTCGGGAGTAATTTATGTTCAAAATTGCCCTATGGCAAATAATGATGCAGGAGGTGTTTGGCTTTCCAATGAAAAACAGGTTAGTAACCCCTATTACGGAGACAATATGTTAAAATGCGGAACAAATGTTTCTGAAATTAAGATGTAG
- a CDS encoding efflux RND transporter periplasmic adaptor subunit, which produces MKFRIYFSIIIAGLSLLNFSCSEQKKEQPAAKQGIKYTCPMHPEIIRDEPGSCPICHMDLVPVTKTESPVLMLSDSQIKLANIKTMTVGSGTFQNQMEIKGKIVTDANGIEIISARYNGHVDRLYVKEIGSPVQKGQKLYSIYSEELLALQTDYLLNLKQQDEFPNESIYKKLTEAAKHKLALYGWSETQIAQLKSRKKTDALLTVYAPISGIVKEINLIEGSYINTGMALFRIENSNNLWVEADVYPHELKNIKTGQTIQVVIPGFEDQAIASKVDFINPQYNDAQQIVTIRASIKNPDLNFQEGMLAKVIINKAAENEVLSIPVDAIVRHQNQKHVWVQTEKNTYEPRKIETDKENENFAIVKSGLNSGEQIVYSGAYLLYSEYKLKKGHLVL; this is translated from the coding sequence ATGAAATTCAGGATATATTTTTCGATAATTATTGCAGGCTTATCACTACTTAACTTCTCTTGCTCAGAACAAAAGAAAGAACAGCCCGCAGCTAAGCAGGGTATAAAATATACTTGTCCTATGCATCCCGAGATTATCCGCGATGAGCCGGGTTCCTGTCCTATCTGTCACATGGATCTTGTTCCGGTTACAAAAACAGAAAGCCCTGTTTTGATGCTCAGCGATAGTCAGATTAAATTGGCAAATATAAAAACGATGACGGTTGGCTCCGGCACCTTTCAAAATCAGATGGAAATTAAAGGAAAAATCGTTACCGACGCCAATGGAATTGAAATTATTTCGGCTCGTTATAATGGCCATGTAGACCGGCTTTACGTTAAAGAAATTGGATCGCCTGTACAAAAAGGTCAAAAACTTTACAGTATTTATAGTGAGGAACTTTTGGCACTTCAGACCGATTACCTGCTAAACTTAAAACAACAAGACGAATTTCCGAACGAAAGTATTTACAAGAAATTAACTGAAGCAGCAAAACACAAACTGGCATTATACGGATGGAGTGAAACACAAATTGCTCAATTAAAAAGCAGAAAAAAAACAGATGCACTTCTAACTGTGTATGCACCAATTTCGGGGATCGTAAAGGAGATTAATTTGATAGAGGGATCCTATATAAATACGGGAATGGCTTTGTTCAGAATAGAGAATTCGAATAACTTATGGGTAGAAGCTGATGTCTATCCTCACGAACTAAAAAACATCAAAACAGGTCAAACCATTCAGGTAGTTATCCCCGGCTTTGAAGATCAGGCAATTGCAAGCAAAGTAGATTTCATTAACCCACAATATAACGATGCTCAGCAAATTGTAACAATAAGAGCCTCTATTAAAAACCCTGATTTAAACTTTCAGGAAGGCATGCTTGCAAAGGTCATTATCAATAAAGCAGCAGAAAATGAAGTTTTAAGCATTCCTGTAGATGCGATTGTCAGACATCAAAATCAAAAGCATGTTTGGGTTCAAACCGAAAAAAACACTTATGAACCAAGAAAAATTGAAACTGACAAAGAAAACGAGAACTTTGCAATCGTAAAGTCTGGTTTAAATTCTGGAGAACAGATAGTTTACAGCGGTGCCTATTTACTTTATAGCGAGTATAAATTAAAAAAAGGACATCTGGTTCTATAA
- a CDS encoding HlyD family efflux transporter periplasmic adaptor subunit, translated as MKKALKNNSLLVFMFSFFILITACNRNKSTSSGESKYTCPMHPEIIKDEPGTCPICSMDLVPVHSGANAEVSEEVEPLLNNVNEVIFSDVKTVYPRKLVLSDTITLNGKITFNPNKKSAIASFVSGRIEKMYIKYNFQKINSGQLIFEIYSPDLVNAQQEVLYLVKNQDQELLNRAKSKLKLLGANDAQINSLIKTGKVMYRFPVYSKRSGYIADFSSSVAKPDESEPGDVMGMENGNTSSGSSPVANNNPLQIREGMYVNAGETVFSVYDNSDYWAEFYINPEYLKEIKETKKIWIGGKAYRISSYIPYFKDEAAFAIVRVDIKEKTHHIGELITGKSITEPKDGIWIPKTSIYAKGSETIVFLKKGKSLQPYKVILNGYSSGNLVGVSQGITENDRIAENAAYLIDSEGTIRTN; from the coding sequence ATGAAAAAAGCATTGAAAAATAATAGTCTATTGGTCTTTATGTTTAGTTTTTTTATTTTGATAACAGCATGTAATCGCAATAAAAGCACTTCATCGGGAGAAAGCAAATATACTTGCCCAATGCATCCTGAAATAATAAAAGACGAACCGGGAACCTGTCCAATATGCTCCATGGATTTGGTTCCTGTCCATTCCGGTGCCAACGCAGAAGTTTCAGAAGAAGTTGAACCTTTATTAAATAACGTAAATGAGGTAATATTTTCTGATGTAAAGACAGTTTATCCGCGAAAGCTGGTGCTGTCTGATACGATAACTTTGAATGGAAAAATAACTTTTAATCCTAATAAAAAAAGTGCTATAGCTTCTTTCGTAAGTGGTCGGATTGAAAAAATGTATATAAAATATAACTTCCAGAAAATTAATTCGGGACAGTTGATTTTTGAAATCTACAGTCCTGATCTGGTTAATGCACAACAGGAAGTTCTTTATCTCGTAAAAAATCAGGATCAGGAATTATTAAACAGGGCAAAAAGCAAGCTTAAACTACTTGGCGCCAATGATGCTCAGATTAATTCGCTCATCAAAACCGGAAAAGTGATGTATCGTTTTCCTGTTTACAGTAAAAGGAGCGGTTATATTGCAGATTTTTCTTCATCTGTAGCTAAACCCGATGAGTCAGAACCCGGTGATGTAATGGGAATGGAAAATGGAAATACGAGTTCTGGCTCTTCTCCCGTTGCAAATAATAATCCATTGCAAATTCGAGAAGGCATGTATGTAAATGCCGGTGAAACTGTCTTTTCTGTTTATGACAACAGCGATTACTGGGCAGAATTTTATATCAATCCGGAATATCTTAAAGAGATAAAAGAAACAAAAAAAATCTGGATAGGTGGGAAAGCATACCGTATATCAAGTTATATTCCTTACTTCAAAGATGAGGCCGCCTTTGCTATTGTTAGAGTAGATATCAAAGAAAAAACACATCATATTGGCGAATTGATAACGGGAAAATCTATAACTGAGCCTAAAGACGGGATTTGGATCCCTAAAACATCCATTTACGCCAAAGGCAGCGAAACGATTGTATTTCTAAAAAAAGGAAAATCTTTACAACCGTATAAGGTTATTCTTAATGGATATTCGTCGGGCAACCTGGTTGGTGTTTCGCAAGGAATAACAGAAAATGATAGAATTGCAGAAAATGCAGCTTATTTAATCGATTCTGAAGGAACAATCAGAACAAACTAA
- a CDS encoding TolC family protein has translation MKKISHNILCSIIILLGLYSFPVFAQEKLSLEQIIAEISKENLQLKSYDQKIGSQKAKTESARSWMAPMIGAGTFMTPYPGQEIMSDNDKGAWMLSVEQSIPMIGMNKATEKYLASLSSITEAQKGMTMNELKNLAKQNYFDIIINRKKLAYLEKNIEIMKTMKKLGEIRYQYNKGNLSQIYKAEGRIFEMESMLNEIESSVDIAKINLNVLMNRNPQLNFEIDESTELQFTPVANLDSTYLNHNISEIKMMDNEIGSMKLDAEMIKKEANPEIKLKFDHMSSFSAMMPRQYSAMAMLSIPIAPWSAKKYKANLKANKLEVTAMQQEKQAMLVNMLGMIKSMERNILAMENRANTFKNKVVPAMQKNLDVLLLNYQENKEELPMVIDAWETLNKAQQDYVSQLGTLYKMIIEYEKSIEK, from the coding sequence ATGAAAAAGATTTCACATAATATTCTGTGTAGTATAATAATATTACTCGGCTTGTACTCCTTCCCTGTTTTTGCACAGGAGAAGTTAAGTCTTGAACAAATTATAGCGGAGATTTCGAAAGAAAACTTACAACTGAAATCTTACGATCAGAAAATCGGTAGCCAGAAAGCGAAAACAGAAAGTGCAAGATCATGGATGGCCCCTATGATTGGTGCAGGAACTTTTATGACTCCATATCCCGGACAGGAAATCATGTCTGATAACGATAAAGGCGCATGGATGCTTTCTGTAGAACAGTCTATTCCAATGATAGGTATGAATAAAGCTACAGAGAAGTATTTGGCTTCACTTTCTTCAATTACAGAAGCTCAAAAAGGTATGACCATGAACGAATTGAAGAATCTTGCCAAACAGAACTACTTTGATATCATCATTAACCGAAAAAAGCTGGCTTATCTGGAGAAGAATATCGAGATCATGAAAACCATGAAAAAATTGGGTGAGATCAGATATCAGTACAACAAAGGAAATTTAAGTCAGATTTACAAAGCGGAAGGCAGGATATTCGAGATGGAATCTATGTTGAACGAAATTGAGAGTAGTGTTGACATTGCTAAAATCAATTTAAATGTATTGATGAACAGGAATCCACAATTAAATTTCGAGATAGATGAATCTACGGAACTGCAATTCACCCCCGTTGCTAATCTTGACTCCACTTATCTTAACCATAATATTAGTGAAATTAAAATGATGGATAACGAAATCGGGAGCATGAAATTGGATGCCGAGATGATAAAAAAAGAGGCAAACCCCGAGATCAAATTAAAATTCGACCATATGTCTTCATTTTCGGCGATGATGCCTCGGCAATATTCGGCTATGGCGATGTTAAGTATTCCTATTGCGCCATGGTCTGCTAAAAAATATAAAGCGAATTTAAAAGCCAATAAGCTGGAGGTTACCGCAATGCAACAAGAAAAACAGGCTATGCTTGTCAATATGCTTGGAATGATAAAAAGTATGGAAAGAAATATTCTGGCGATGGAGAACCGGGCAAATACTTTCAAAAATAAAGTAGTTCCGGCTATGCAGAAAAATCTGGATGTTTTGTTACTGAATTATCAGGAAAATAAAGAAGAATTACCAATGGTTATTGATGCATGGGAAACACTCAATAAAGCCCAGCAGGATTATGTTAGTCAATTGGGGACTTTGTACAAAATGATTATCGAATATGAAAAAAGCATTGAAAAATAA